A genomic region of Denticeps clupeoides chromosome 9, fDenClu1.1, whole genome shotgun sequence contains the following coding sequences:
- the LOC114796667 gene encoding SWI/SNF-related matrix-associated actin-dependent regulator of chromatin subfamily A-like protein 1: MSSSLTAEQQQRIEENRQRALARRAERLAQAAGPQTPVSPPRPGPSRAPQTRPTDAIPHQKDAEVRQKPETLTDSYSGSPGPVPSVGQAARPPPVCLERRPPRAAGPGGGAVPARSAAGVKGRCVAHNASRFRVEISYHAELIALFKNLPSRNYDPATKMWNFGLEDYSQLMEEAASIHSVSLKPLDAMEGLDVAGATSRARDAAALAALMRLCQGWQKPAATLKGQCTLMSCSHFEVDIGYQADVIGIFKQMPSKIYDMKTRKWSFLLEDYEKLMEALSVIPSVEVEPLPRAVVQTFSSQFEKSQSRSPQIPEADLSSVDSSLTCSLMPFQRDGVNFAVSRGGRLLLADDMGLGKTVQAICIAAYYRKEWPLLVVAPSSVRFTWAEAFRRWLPSVQPDSVNVVVTGKDRLRGGLVNIISYDLLSKMDKQRTAEPFNVLIMDESHFLKNMKTARCKAALPLLKVAKRVILLSGTPAMSRPAELYTQILAVCPTLFPRFHDFGGRYCDAKQLPWGWDYSGSSNLGELKLLLEESLMLRRLKSEVLSQLPSKQRKVVTITTDGINARTKAALSAAAKELTKGHRNKMKEKEALLIFYNHTAEAKIMAIVEYILDMLECGREKFLVFAHHRMVLDRVTKELGEKGVSHIRIDGSTSSAERQQLCDRFQFSEKSCVAVLSITAANMGLTLHSANLVIFAELFWNPGVLIQAEDRVHRIGQTSSVDIHYLVAKGTADDHLWPMIQEKMNVLERVGLSESNLSDKAESASFHSKDPQQRSITEMFQQSFTEDDMDEAVLLEAANDWEESESGVDPQKKRRIDDFFGH, from the exons ATGTCCTCCTCCTTGACGGCCGAGCAGCAGCAGAGAATCGAGGAGAACAGGCAGCGCGCGTTGGCGCGGAGGGCCGAGAGACTGGCGCAGGCTGCCGGTCCACAGACTCCTGTCAGCCCGCCTCGTCCCGGTCCCAGTCGGGCACCGCAG ACCAGACCTACAGATGCCATTCCTCACCAAAAAGATGCAGAGGTTCGCCAAAAACCCGAAACTTTGACAGACAGTTATTCGGGCTCGCCAGGACCGGTCCCGAGCGTTGGACAAGCCGCCCGACCGCCGCCCGTCTGTCTGGAGAGGCGACCACCACGTGCTGCCGGGCCTGGAGGAGGTGCGGTGCCGGCGAGGTCCGCTGCTGGTGTTAAAGGGAGGTGCGTTGCCCACAACGCATCACGCTTCAGGGTTGAAATCAGCTACCATGCTGAGCTTATCGCCCTCTTCAAAAACCTCCCCTCCAGGAACTACG ATCCAGCAACGAAGATGTGGAATTTTGGCTTGGAAGACTACAGTCAACTGA TGGAAGAGGCAGCCAGCATACATTCAGTGTCTCTGAAGCCGCTGGATGCTATGGAAGGCCTGGACGTGGCAGGGGCCACCAGTCGCGCGCGTGATGCCGCGGCTCTGGCCGCCCTGATGAGACTGTGTCAGGGTTGGCAGAAACCAGCAGCCACCTTGAAGGGCCAGTGCACCCTGATGTCCTGCTCCCATTTTGAGGTTGACATTGGTTATCAGGCTGATGTCATTGGCATCTTTAAGCAAATGCCATCCAAAAtctacg ACATGAAGACCAGAAAGTGGAGTTTCTTGTTGGAGGACTATGAGAAGCTAA TGGAGGCTCTTAGTGTGATCCCCTCTGTGGAGGTGGAGCCTCTACCCAGAGCAGTGGTCCAGACCTTCTCCTCTCAATTTGAGAAAAGCCAGTCCAGGTCCCCACAGATCCCTGAAGCCGACCTCTCCAGCGTAGACTCGAGTCTGACATGCAGCTTAATGCCCTTCCAGAGGGATGGAGTTAA TTTTGCGGTGTCCAGGGGGGGCCGCTTGCTCTTGGCCGATGACATGGGCCTGGGGAAGACGGTGCAGGCCATCTGCATCGCTGCCTACTACAGGAAAGAGTGGCCGCTGCTGGTGGTGGCACCATCATCGGTGCGATTTACGTGGGCTGAG GCCTTCCGGCGATGGCTGCCCTCGGTCCAGCCTGACAGTGTTAATGTGGTGGTGACGGGGAAGGACAGATTGCGAGGAGGCCTGGTCAACATCATCAGCTACGATCTCCTGAGTAAAATGGACAAGCAGAGGACGGCCGAGCCCTTTAATGTCCTCATCATG gatGAGTCCCACTTTTTGAAAAATATGAAGACTGCACGCTGTAAGGCTGCTTTACCGTTACTGAAG GTGGCAAAACGAGTGATCCTGCTGTCAGGAACCCCTGCCATGTCCCGCCCTGCAGAGCTCTACACACAGATACTGGCCGTGTGCCCTACACTCTTCCCACGATTCCACGACTTTGGCGGTCGTTACTGCGATGCCAAGCAG CTCCCCTGGGGCTGGGATTACTCAGGCTCCTCCAACCTGGGcgaactgaagctgctgctggaagAGTCTCTGATGCTGCGCCGACTTAAAAGCGAGGTCCTCTCCCAGCTCCCGTCCAAGCAGCGCAAGGTTGTCACCATCACCACAGATGGCATCAACGCCCGTACCAAAGCTGCACTCTCCGCTGCCGCCAAGGAGCTCACCAAAGGCCACCGCAAC AAGATGAAAGAGAAAGAGGCTCTTCTCATCTTTTACAACCACACAGCAGAGGCCAAGATCATGGCCATCGT GGAGTACATCTTGGACATGCTGGAGTGTGGAAGGGAGAAGTTTTTGGTGTTTGCCCATCATAGGATGGTGCTGGACCGTGTGACCAAGGAGCTTGGGGAGAAG GGTGTGAGTCACATTCGCATAGACGGGTCCACAAGCTCGGCGGAGCGGCAGCAGCTGTGCGACCGGTTCCAGTTTTCAGAGAAGAGTTGCGTCGCTGTCCTCTCCATCACTGCCGCCAACATGGGCCTAACGCTGCACTCTGCCAACCTGGTCATCTTCGCTGAGCTGTTCTGGAACCCGGGG GTATTGATTCAGGCTGAGGACAGAGTGCATCGAATCGGACAGACCAGCAGCGTCGACATCCACTACCTGGTAGCCAAAGGGACGGCTGACGATCACCTCTG GCCCATGATTCAGGAGAAGATGAATGTGCTGGAGCGGGTTGGGCTGTCTGAGTCCAACCTGTCTGACAAGGCAGAGTCAGCCAGCTTCCACAGCAAG gaTCCACAGCAGAGGAGCATCACTGAAATGTTCCAGCAGTCCTTCACAGAGGATGACATGGACGAGGCTGTTCTGCTAGAAGCAGCAAATGACTGGGAAGAAAGTGAGTCGGGAGTTGACCCCCAAAAAAAGAGGCGGATTGATGACTTCTTTGGTCATTGA
- the marchf4b gene encoding E3 ubiquitin-protein ligase MARCH4: MLKSRCCVLLGDLKLLFFRPPPPAPTPMIGQRAEPGVTEHGNNNTLVRAGPQAEAAAGTDASCDAFHFACSPDDFPKREERFSLISCTSGIRTPVCRICFQGPEQGELLSPCRCSGSVRSTHQPCLIKWISERGSWTCELCYYKYQVIAISTKNPLQWQAISLTVIEKVQIAAAILGSLFLIASISWLVWSSFSPSAKWQRQDLLFQICYGMYGFMDVVCIALIVHEGPSVFRIFHRWQAVNQQWKVLNYDKMKDTEDLKNGDREWTLSMLHQRAEAGPSASPSTSSIMAAVAATTPAAETPTVAATTTSSDAQNSATQGNAASEQHYAYNFLQLFSHLRQHEARGGQPSSTSRELVMRVTTV, translated from the exons ATGCTGAAGAGCCGCTGTTGCGTCCTGCTCGGTGACCTGAAGCTCCTCTTTTTCAGGCCGCCTCCGCCCGCGCCCACCCCCATGATCGGACAAAGGGCCGAGCCCGGGGTCACCGAGCACGGGAACAACAACACGCTGGTCCGGGCCGGTCCGCAGGCGGAGGCAGCCGCGGGGACGGACGCGTCCTGCGACGCCTTTCACTTCGCCTGCTCCCCGGACGACTTCCCCAAGCGGGAGGAGCGGTTCTCCCTCATCAGCTGCACCAGCGGCATCCGGACGCCGGTGTGCAGGATATGCTTCCAGGGACCAGAGCAG GGAGAGCTGCTGAGTCCGTGCCGCTGCAGCGGATCTGTCCGCAGCACTCACCAGCCCTGTCTGATCAAGTGGATCAGTGAAAGGGGATCCTGGACCTGTGAACTGTGCTACTACAAGTATCAGGTCATCGCCATCAGCACCAAAAACCCCCTGCAG TGGCAGGCCATCTCCCTGACAGTGATCGAGAAGGTTCAGATCGCAGCTGCCATTCTCGGCTCGCTCTTCCTTATCGCCAGCAtctcctggctggtctggtcatctttcagccccTCGGCTAAGTGGCAAAGGCAGGACCTGCTCTTCCAGATCTGCTATGGCATGTATGGTTTCATGGATGTCGTCTGCATTG ctCTGATTGTCCATGAGGGACCCTCTGTGTTCCGTATCTTCCACCGCTGGCAGGCGGTCAATCAGCAGTGGAAGGTTTTGAACTatgacaaaatgaaagacaCTGAGGACTTGAAGAACGGGGACAGGGAGTGGACGTTATCGATGCTCCACCAGAGGGCCGAGGCCGGGCCCAGCGCGTCCCCTTCCACGTCTTCCATTATGGCGGCCGTTGCCGCGACTACGCCGGCCGCAGAGACTCCCACCGTCGCGGCAACCACAACCAGCTCGGACGCACAGAACTCCGCCACCCAGGGCAACGCGGCGTCCGAGCAGCACTATGCATACAACTTCCTCCAACTGTTCAGCCACCTACGGCAGCACGAGGCCCGGGGGGGacaacccagcagcaccagccGAGAGCTGGTCATGAGAGTCACCACAGTCTGA
- the zgc:172182 gene encoding coiled-coil domain-containing protein 89: MASPQRSPEDLRRMIADTKQDMDDVHRALENLRSLSHDERTEAEMLRSRIDEQSGLICVLKQRADEMLLRCQALERINAELESLRAEVQQELDNENKRSLLLEQRFMDLNANHQELIKFKDEYKRQNAALTEQNARLREENDRLFCKELQEKEEVVLRLTQELRDLAAQHMQLENEYQEKSSGFQSKLKELMNLHKSKESSLQDELHDTQKQLKNAMDMCTELDLKLKLTEERNTLSESETHVKIEALAKEKEELLGLSMQRGKIIQDKQAEIHELERKCLEAENARLAAEDRFAKEALTVNESLKVQELQKALSDSEKTCNDIKKGFEAYKKHSTELLEKEKELNAKLRHLTC; the protein is encoded by the exons ATGGCGTCGCCGCAGAGGAGCCCGGAGGACCTCCGGAGGATGATCGCGGACACCAAACAG GACATGGATGACGTGCACAGGGCTCTGGAGAACCTCCGCAGCCTGTCCCACGACGAGAGGACGGAGGCAGAGATGCTGCGCTCCCGGATAGACGAGCAGTCCGGCCTGATCTGCGTCCTGAAGCAGCGGGCAGACGAGATGCTGCTGCGCTGCCAGGCTCTGGAGCGCATCAACGCGGAGCTGGAGAGCCTCCGGGCCGAggtgcagcaggagctggaCAACGAGAACAAGAGGTCCCTGCTGCTGGAGCAGAGGTTCATGGACCTGAACGCCAACCACCAGGAGCTCATCAAGTTCAAGGACGAGTACAAGCGGCAGAACGCCGCCCTGACCGAGCAGAATGCGCGTCTGCGCGAGGAGAACGACAGGCTCTTCTGCAAGGAGCTTCAGGAGAAGGAAGAGGTCGTGCTGAGATTAACCCAGGAGTTGAGGGATCTTGCTGCCCAACACATGCAGTTGGAGAATGAATACCA GGAAAAATCAAGTGGATTCCAGTCCAAATTAAAGGAACTCATGAATCTCCACAAGTCCAAGGAAAGCTCCTTACAAGACGAGCTGCATGACACCCAAAAGCAGCTGAAGAACGCCATGGACATGTGTACAG AGCTGGACCTGAAGCTGAAGCTAACAGAAGAGAGGAACACCCTGAGTGAGTCTGAAACGCATGTAAAAATCGAAGCCCTGGCCAAGGAGAAAGAAGAACTGCTGGGCTTATCGATGCAGAGAGGGAAAATCATACAG GACAAACAGGCTGAAATTCACGAGCTGGAAAGAAAGTGCTTGGAAGCAGAAAATGCACGGCTCGCTGCGGAAGACCG gtttgccAAAGAAGCCTTGACAGTGAATGAAAGCCTGAAAGTGCAGGAGCTCCAAAAAGCTCTTagtgactctgaaaaaacatgtAATGACATCAAGAAG GGTTTTGAGGCTTACAAAAAGCACAGCACTGAGCTTCTTGAAAAGGAGAAGGAGTTAAATGCCAAGTTGCGCCACTTGACCTGTTGA